A region from the Verrucomicrobiia bacterium genome encodes:
- the lspA gene encoding signal peptidase II, translated as MDFLKNLLRTPNRRIAAIGLVVFGLDQLTKALVLASLPRGQERVVIEGFFKFVHWGNTGAAWSMFRGNNATLAAIALLALVVLYFTRHHFESKTLTGQIAFGLIFGGILGNLTDRLLPGRHEVIDFLYFFIQRADGRELGFPAFNVADSGICIGVTLVFWVTWRSEKSKPAKAGETLNG; from the coding sequence ATGGATTTTCTCAAAAACCTGCTCCGCACGCCCAATCGCCGCATCGCGGCCATTGGTCTGGTGGTTTTTGGGCTGGACCAGCTTACCAAGGCGCTCGTGCTCGCGTCGCTGCCACGGGGCCAGGAGCGCGTGGTCATCGAGGGCTTCTTCAAATTCGTGCACTGGGGCAACACGGGCGCGGCGTGGAGCATGTTTCGGGGCAACAACGCCACGCTTGCGGCGATCGCTTTGCTGGCGCTGGTCGTGTTGTATTTCACACGGCACCATTTTGAATCCAAAACGCTCACGGGCCAGATTGCGTTTGGGCTGATCTTCGGCGGCATTCTCGGCAATCTGACCGACCGGCTGCTGCCGGGCCGGCACGAGGTGATCGACTTTCTTTACTTCTTCATTCAGCGCGCGGACGGACGTGAACTCGGGTTTCCGGCGTTCAACGTTGCAGACAGCGGCATCTGCATTGGCGTCACCCTGGTCTTTTGGGTGACTTGGCGGAGCGAGAAGTCAAAGCCTGCAAAAGCGGGTGAAACGTTGAATGGTTAA